A DNA window from Vigna unguiculata cultivar IT97K-499-35 chromosome 10, ASM411807v1, whole genome shotgun sequence contains the following coding sequences:
- the LOC114165397 gene encoding uncharacterized protein LOC114165397, which translates to MSLACGDGAQGILGLDVLNFEPSLSTEKRRMQLLKLEEMRLTAYENSKSYKKRVKMYHDKKLFKKEFQPGQQVLLFNSRLKLFLDKIRSKWSEPFTIKEVKPYGAIKLMDPSLDDPIRSWVVNGLWLKHCLGGEVERLTIIIHLDDPVSLQALS; encoded by the coding sequence ATGTCACTTGCCTGTGGAGATGGAGCACAAGGCATACTAGGCCTTgatgttttgaattttgagCCCTCCTTATCTACTGAGAAGAGAAGGATGCAATTGTTGAAGCTTGAAGAGATGAGATTGACTGCATATGAGAACTCCAAAAGCTACAAGAAGAGAGTCAAAATGTATCATGATAAAAAGCTGTTTAAGAAAGAATTTCAACCTGGCCAACAAGTGTTGTTGTTCAATTCCAGGCTCAAATTATTTCTGGACAAGATCAGGTCTAAATGGTCTGAACCCTTCACCATTAAGGAAGTCAAACCCTATGGAGCAATAAAGTTGATGGATCCCTCTTTAGATGATCCAATAAGGAGTTGGGTTGTGAATGGTCTATGGCTTAAGCACTGTCTAGGGGGTGAGGTTGAACGCCTCACCATTATCATTCATCTAGATGACCCCGTGAGCTTACAAGCGTTGAGTTAA